One Dysidea avara chromosome 8, odDysAvar1.4, whole genome shotgun sequence genomic window, TCTATACTAAATGATAATGAACCCTTTATACATGTGACTTAAAATAGTACATCatcaatctgctgacatgggcgataagaccagttttcccagactgggtcacatatagtcaTTCCAATTAGGCCATTGTTGActtaattccttgtttcccgtcactaATATTTAGGTAGCCATACTAAATATCATTGCTTCTATGATAGAGGAAAGCACTGGATGACTGAACATTGGCGGTGCACAACACAAAACTATAGCAGAAGGGTAATTGGAGCACCTCCATTGTTATTTCACAGAGTGCATATGTAGCTCCTACATGTTTCATGATcaagagatactctaatagagcagtcatacgaCGACAGTTAAGTATAACTGAATGCACAATTAAGTTATTCCACCCTCATCTGCTTTTGCTGTGCTAATGGATGGTTACAATAGTGGTGTTAAGGGTGTTTCATAGTGCCACAATAGtgataaataatttttttgtgattttatCCTTCAGACTTCTCTGATAAACAGTGACAGCCCTCATGCAGTGGATTATGACTTCAGGACTATCCTCTCCAATTATTATCAGCGTAATGGTATGCATGACACTATTGGAGATGATGTTATGATATAGTGTTAACACAGTATCCACCATGTTAACTAACATTCATGATGTGTGGAGCTCTGGACAAGGAAACACCTTCACTCTGCAACTGGAAATAACTGTCCCCGAGCAAATTGTCATATATCCTTTGAATAGTAATGGAGATGTTTAAAGAAAGCTTGCTCTTTAAAATAAAGTCCTTCTGGTGAAGTTCACTGGGCTAAAACTATCAACTAGTTTGCATATGTCTTTCTACGAATTTGGATGCTAGCAGCATCAATACTATGTAGATCAGTAGTACCCTACTTATCTAACCAAGTCCCTAAAATTTACTGGATAGTTTATACATACAGTGACCTAtctatttttgatatactattAATGTGTTGTATTTGTACTGGTTACAGCCTTAACACAGATGTGCACATACAGGCCTGGTTTTTGGCAGCTGATCAAGTTTGCATGGATTCAGTACGTGGCCATTTTCTTACTGTTCTATGTCATCCTCAGCCATGTCAAAGAGTTTGTCTTTGACAACCAGATTATACGCTCCATCAGACACAACCCACTCAAACAGAGAAAACTATAACCCTAGCTCATATCAGTGTATGtccatacatgtatgtgtgtatgtccgCCATTATCACTTATGTATGTATAGACCACAATGTACAGGTAATAGGTgtgaaataataattatgtacaaaaaaatttatCGGTTGTCTTCAATAATAATTGTTCCTCCTGGGTAGCCAGTCAGCTCCAGAAATAGAAACCTACACACATACTTGCCTCTGGCGTTCTACAACAGCAGAGCATGTATACATGTTAATATTGGGAGTAATATTATACCTTTTTAACATCAAGGTGGGCAGTTGCTTGCTGTTTAGAGCCAGACACATAGAACTGCATTCTCATATACTCCTCCCCTTCAACTATATATTCTTGATGGCTGTGTAAGGGAAGGATATATACAAACTATGAGAGGGCTCTACTATATTGTGAACTCTTGGATTTATTGGTTATGAGGTACACGCTAGGGACCTACTTATAACATGACCACTACAAAATGAGGTGATAAAGAGATGGTTATATGGCTGCTAGTACTACAAATGGTACAGATGCCAGCAATTGAAACTACACAATATAATGTATTTACAACTGTTGGGTGGACTAATTTGTGTCACAACACACAGAATAGTATAGATACTGGCCACATAAATCTGTGGCTGGCTGGGACATTTCAGTTGTTCACTAACTCATTAAATACCTGATGAATCTCCTTCTGTTTCGTCCTGATGTCTCACCGTGAGCAGATATTGGCTCTCCAAGTATAGCTTTACACTGGATAACAAGAAAACATGATATTAGAGGAACTGCAAGGAATGTCATAAACTCTTTGCAGGATAGTATTTGTTGATTACAATATTTTAAAGGTCACTAATATAAAATACCTTATGTCTCTAGCTTGTGGTAATTATGATCATGTAAAGTTTTCAATGATTAGTCCTGTGCAATATGctaatcaagatactctaatagaatagtcaccatAGTCCTACAAGTGCATTCCATTTTCAAAACATGATTTCATATTACACATGTAAATTTCAGTAAATACACATATTTAACAAAATACCAAATATTTGTCTTGCCAAACTTTAGCATGAGCTGTGAGTAAAGTGAAACATACTTGAGCTGTGTGATATACCAACTGAAGTTTGCATATCACAATACTGTATTTGTGTTGGCTTTAGATATTGATTACACACTGCAACGGAGTGGACAGTTTCACGATGTGGGTTACTAGGGTGTAAGAATCAGTGGTAATTTTTGTAATTAGTTTCTGACCCAAATGTGCAGTACATCTGTTGAGGATTCTACATGCATGTGGATGGATCGTACAAAAATGAATACTGAATTTGGCAATCttgtaaaaaaatcacccattCCACACCAAAATTGTCCTATACAgtagtatattgtatatatggtACATGACGTAAATCTCAGTTACCTTTCCATCTGCTTTAATTCTTTTAAGTGCTACAGAGAACAAGCTCTGAACACTGTTACTTGAGAATAGTTCTCTGAACGTGTAGTAGAACAGCATGGCAGTGATGCCGAACCCAACACAAATGATGAGGAAATAACTTGTATCCTTACCAGCCTGTATAACTGTAGAGAGATATTTAATGAACAAGAAGGTAAACAAACAATCCTCTTTTATATGAATCAAAACTGTACAGATACAGGTATACAATGTGTAATATGCATTTGCTATAGCAAATGAAATTAATACAAGTGATGAAACAGCTGAACAAGACTGTACAATGAATGGTATAGCTCTGCAGTGTTTTGGTGCTTCATGGCAAAGAAATGTCAATGTGctgatgataataaattaaGATCCAGCAAAGCACATAGCTATAATAACTATGTTGCTCCCTTGTACAATAGAAAATCCTAACCACACACTGACAAAAACAAAATTGACAGGTGTTCATCACTTAATTGCAAGCTGAGAGTACCAGTTGTAAGGTTTGATTGATACGTTATACCTGAGATTTTAGGGTCTACGTGCTGAGCAATATGACTATTGCATTTACCAGCACTATGTAATTTGGTGGGCAGCTAAACAAAATTACAATTTTATTGGACAATTAAGGAGTTATAATCATTTAACTATATGTATATTTGATAAGGCTAAATCAATGGATAAGGATTGTGACAGAGCAGAAAACGCTGAGCAATTTTTGACAATCAGAAACTGTGGCCAAAGTTGATAGAGCGACACTAATTTTGAACGGTAAAATTTGCTAAAAAAACTGCTATCTATATacccatgcatgcactgtatcAAACTAGTCAAACAGGTAATTCTGgagctataattataatatttgaCCATTAAAAATTTGTTACTTAACTACATAATTCCAGTTGCAAATTGGATATATAGAGACACCACTTGCTATTGGTACCACAAATAATCTCACGAGTCACATACACATACTTTACACACATACTTTACAATCTATCTATACATGTCCAACAGGTCTTTTGCAGGGAGTTTGCTTTGCTGGCGTATACAGTATAGAGGGTTCCAGACATttatatgaagccatatactAACATGCATACTCTCAATATCCCTAAATGCCTTAACATCTGGTGTACGAAGTATGGGAAAAGTGAGCCATACAAATGGGCCAATGTACAGTTATACTGTTCACGGATACAAAGCAGTACTTAATAGACACGTGCGCTTAACAACCTGATTCTATGGTAAATGAGTTACTCAGTGTTCCCTAGCTAGGTGGGTGATCTCCTTGGGGGGGTTCATCCATGATGTAATGCCCTGCTGGTTTGCAAGGCCATTGTGAGGCCAGGGACAACTGACCCTGCCTGGTCTCCACCATATGGTCAGGGACAAGTGTACTGCCATTACCACATCAACAAGTCAGTGGTGTTACCAGGCATGTCGTCAGCACACACTCACAAACCCATACACACAGTTCTTGAAACAAGCAGACAAAATGTTAGGATATTATATTGTCTGAACAAAGCTATATAATTAGTTCAGACATCTATAAAACTCGCTCCAACTTTGTCTTCTACCAACAGTGAATGCATTATAATTTGACAATATGTCCGACCATACTCAGATGTAcaccaattttggtcagaatTCTGGCGAATATTTCAAGCACTGCATGCACGCACACTACATAAGTTAAAGATTATCAACACAACACACCTCTTTGCCCAACTGTTACAGCTTTAGTTTGTTGTTGCTCCTC contains:
- the LOC136263589 gene encoding mitochondrial import inner membrane translocase subunit Tim21-like, whose protein sequence is MLGKCYCLTLPVSARNVMYSRIPPARIVSVVKTRLQSASFTSATLVNLTTKPALNAARLFPMRPVISGARLMASDSKQGGSSPTSKDKKSTESGSILVKLLEEEQQQTKAVTVGQRVIQAGKDTSYFLIICVGFGITAMLFYYTFRELFSSNSVQSLFSVALKRIKADGKCKAILGEPISAHGETSGRNRRRFISHQEYIVEGEEYMRMQFYVSGSKQQATAHLDVKKNARGKYVCRFLFLELTGYPGGTIIIEDNR